The following coding sequences are from one Buchnera aphidicola (Melaphis rhois) window:
- the pyrF gene encoding orotidine-5'-phosphate decarboxylase → MTLLNSFKSPTIIIALDFYDKTQAMNLINNLDPKIYALKIGKIMFTLFGHEFIRTLHKMKFNVFLDLKFHDIPNTVFGAVKAAADLGVWMISVHICGGLKMLQSAKLALEPFQKKPLLMGVTILTSLNEKDIRTIGINMSTESYVLMLSKLAKKCSLDGIICPGQTVLTIKKELGDALKILTPGIRFQKGSFDDQKNVITPKLAKKYNIDYIVLGRSITSLKDPLIKLRNV, encoded by the coding sequence ATGACTTTATTAAATTCTTTTAAAAGTCCTACAATAATTATTGCTTTAGATTTTTATGATAAAACACAAGCTATGAATTTAATAAATAATCTTGATCCTAAAATATATGCATTAAAAATAGGAAAAATAATGTTTACCTTATTTGGACATGAATTTATACGGACATTACACAAAATGAAATTTAATGTTTTTTTAGATTTAAAATTTCATGATATTCCTAATACAGTATTTGGGGCAGTAAAAGCTGCAGCTGATTTGGGTGTATGGATGATAAGTGTTCATATTTGTGGTGGCTTAAAAATGCTACAATCAGCTAAATTAGCTTTAGAACCTTTTCAAAAAAAACCATTGCTAATGGGAGTAACAATATTAACTAGTCTTAATGAGAAAGACATACGTACTATAGGAATCAATATGTCAACTGAAAGTTACGTTTTGATGTTATCAAAATTAGCAAAAAAGTGTAGTTTAGATGGTATCATTTGCCCAGGTCAAACAGTTTTAACTATAAAAAAAGAATTAGGAGATGCTTTAAAAATCTTAACTCCTGGAATTCGATTTCAAAAAGGTTCTTTTGACGACCAAAAAAATGTCATTACTCCTAAACTAGCAAAAAAATATAATATTGATTACATCGTACTTGGAAGAAGTATTACATCATTAAAAGATCCATTAATAAAGTTACGAAACGTTTAA
- the ribA gene encoding GTP cyclohydrolase II gives MQLKRIAEAKLPTLFGEFLMVVFEEKNGGKNHVALIYGDITHHNPVLSRIHSECLSGDALFSLRCDCGFQLQSALMTIVKAGSGVLIYHRQEGRNIGLSNKIRAYALQDIGLDTVEANHYLGFSEDERDFTFCADIFKLLNITKIRLLTNNPLKVKILNKNGIKIIERISLVVGRNFNNSKYLNTKAEKMGHILPIENK, from the coding sequence ATGCAGCTTAAAAGGATAGCGGAAGCTAAATTACCCACTCTATTTGGCGAATTTTTAATGGTTGTATTTGAAGAAAAAAATGGAGGAAAAAACCATGTAGCTCTAATTTATGGAGATATTACACACCATAATCCAGTTTTGTCAAGAATTCATTCTGAATGTCTTTCTGGCGATGCATTGTTTAGTTTACGTTGTGATTGTGGATTTCAATTACAGTCAGCATTAATGACCATCGTAAAAGCTGGTAGTGGAGTTCTTATATATCATCGACAAGAAGGAAGAAATATCGGTTTATCAAACAAAATTCGAGCTTATGCTTTACAAGATATTGGTTTAGATACAGTTGAAGCAAACCATTATTTAGGATTTTCTGAAGACGAACGAGATTTTACTTTTTGCGCTGATATATTTAAATTATTAAACATTACAAAAATACGATTATTAACTAATAATCCACTAAAAGTAAAAATATTAAATAAAAACGGCATAAAAATAATAGAAAGAATATCATTAGTTGTAGGAAGAAATTTTAATAATTCTAAATATTTAAACACTAAAGCAGAAAAAATGGGTCATATTTTACCTATCGAAAATAAATAA
- the cls gene encoding cardiolipin synthase: MANFSSIVTGLTIFGYWLLIISITIRILSKRRAISSAMAWLLVIYILPIIGIIVWLFFEEFYLGKRRLKLASTMWSKRNKWLNNLKSRNFIFENNNSEVATSVFQLCKHRQGISGIKYNKLKLLKNTKEIIKTLIQDIYLARNNIEIVFYIWKPGGLADDVAIALIRSARRGIKCRIMLDSAGSLEFFRSKWVTMMRNSGIQIVEALKINLYQLFLRRVDLRQHRKFILIDNYITYTGSMNLVDPRLFKKSSKVGQWIDLMIRIEGPVAITMGIVYSCDWEIETGKKIFPKQPKYKIVALPKNNTSAIQIIASGPGFTENIIHQVLLTSIYSARKKIIITTPYLIPSDDLLYAICAAAQRGVQVSLIIPKSNDSILVKWASRVYFSELLESGVKIYQFEKGLLHSKSILIDMQLSLIGTANLDMRSLWLNFEITLVVDDSNFGRDLFLLQNEYISHSKLIDPKLWAIRSYWRKVIEKLFYLLSPLL, translated from the coding sequence ATGGCTAACTTTTCTTCTATAGTTACTGGGTTAACTATTTTTGGATATTGGTTATTAATTATTAGCATAACAATTCGTATACTCTCCAAACGTCGTGCAATATCGTCAGCCATGGCATGGCTGTTAGTTATTTATATATTACCTATAATTGGAATCATAGTTTGGTTGTTTTTTGAAGAATTTTATCTTGGAAAAAGAAGATTAAAGTTGGCTAGCACTATGTGGTCAAAAAGAAATAAATGGCTGAATAATTTAAAATCCCGTAATTTTATTTTTGAAAATAATAATAGTGAAGTAGCAACTTCAGTATTTCAACTATGTAAGCATAGACAAGGAATATCAGGAATCAAATATAATAAATTAAAATTGTTAAAAAATACGAAAGAAATAATTAAAACTTTGATTCAAGATATTTATCTAGCAAGAAATAATATCGAAATTGTTTTTTATATTTGGAAACCTGGTGGTCTAGCTGATGATGTAGCAATAGCTTTGATAAGGTCAGCTAGAAGGGGAATAAAATGTAGAATTATGTTAGATTCAGCTGGAAGTTTAGAATTTTTCCGAAGTAAATGGGTTACTATGATGCGCAATTCTGGAATACAAATAGTTGAAGCATTAAAAATAAATTTATACCAATTATTTTTAAGAAGAGTTGATTTAAGACAACATCGAAAATTTATTCTTATAGACAACTATATTACATATACAGGTAGTATGAATTTAGTAGATCCCCGTTTGTTTAAAAAATCTTCAAAAGTTGGACAATGGATTGACTTAATGATTAGAATAGAAGGTCCAGTTGCTATCACAATGGGGATAGTATATTCTTGTGATTGGGAAATAGAAACAGGAAAAAAAATTTTTCCTAAACAACCAAAATATAAAATTGTTGCTCTACCTAAAAATAATACTTCTGCAATACAAATTATTGCTTCTGGTCCAGGATTTACTGAAAACATAATTCATCAAGTATTATTGACGTCTATTTATTCAGCACGAAAAAAAATAATAATAACTACTCCTTATTTAATACCTAGTGATGATTTATTATATGCAATATGTGCAGCTGCGCAAAGAGGAGTTCAAGTTAGCTTAATAATTCCAAAAAGTAATGATTCCATATTGGTTAAATGGGCAAGTCGAGTATATTTTAGTGAACTTTTAGAATCAGGTGTAAAAATTTATCAATTTGAAAAAGGATTACTACATAGTAAAAGTATCTTAATAGATATGCAATTAAGTTTGATCGGTACTGCAAACTTGGACATGAGAAGTTTATGGTTAAACTTTGAAATTACATTAGTAGTAGATGATAGTAATTTTGGAAGAGATCTGTTTTTACTGCAAAATGAATATATTTCACATTCTAAATTAATAGATCCAAAGTTATGGGCTATTAGATCTTATTGGAGAAAAGTAATAGAAAAATTGTTCTATTTACTTAGTCCTTTACTTTAA
- the yciA gene encoding acyl-CoA thioester hydrolase YciA, whose translation MNQKCQSPKGKIVLRTLAMPADTNANGDIFGGWIMSQMDMGGAILAKEIAGGRVVTVSVNGMTFLKSVTVGDVVSCYAHCIKTGNSSITIKIEVWIKKVASEPLGLRYCTTEAIFVYVAVDKLGKPRNLLPLSII comes from the coding sequence ATGAATCAAAAATGCCAATCACCAAAAGGAAAAATAGTTTTACGTACTTTAGCAATGCCAGCAGATACTAATGCTAATGGAGATATTTTTGGAGGATGGATTATGTCTCAAATGGATATGGGCGGGGCGATTTTAGCAAAAGAAATTGCAGGAGGAAGAGTAGTAACAGTGAGTGTAAACGGAATGACATTTTTAAAATCAGTTACCGTTGGTGACGTAGTAAGTTGCTATGCACATTGTATTAAAACAGGAAATAGTTCAATTACTATAAAGATCGAAGTATGGATAAAAAAAGTAGCTTCCGAGCCATTAGGATTACGATACTGTACTACAGAAGCAATTTTTGTTTATGTTGCTGTAGATAAGTTAGGAAAACCTAGAAATTTATTACCATTAAGCATTATTTAA
- the ispZ gene encoding septation protein IspZ, translating to MKQLLNFVPIFSFFIVYKFYNIFLASTILMILTISVCILFKVVFNNIDKMDYINCICVLFFGSLTLLFHNSNYIKWKVTIIYLFLFLSFLINHLLIKKPLIQQLLGKQIRLTDSSWNILNIIWSIFFLICAIINLYVMFYFSESMWVLFKVFGLTFLTLFFIFINIIYIYYLTSRNK from the coding sequence ATGAAACAGTTGCTTAATTTTGTTCCAATTTTTTCTTTTTTTATTGTATACAAATTTTATAACATTTTTCTTGCATCCACTATACTAATGATTTTAACCATATCAGTATGTATATTATTCAAAGTAGTTTTTAATAATATTGACAAAATGGACTACATTAATTGTATTTGCGTATTATTTTTCGGATCTCTAACGTTATTGTTCCATAACAGTAATTACATTAAGTGGAAAGTGACAATAATATACCTGTTTCTTTTTCTTTCATTTTTAATTAATCATTTATTAATTAAGAAACCATTAATTCAACAATTGCTAGGAAAACAAATAAGATTAACTGATTCTTCTTGGAATATACTTAATATTATTTGGTCTATTTTTTTCTTAATATGTGCCATTATTAACTTATATGTTATGTTTTATTTTTCAGAAAGCATGTGGGTGTTATTTAAAGTATTTGGATTAACTTTTTTAACATTGTTTTTTATATTCATCAATATAATTTATATATACTATTTAACTTCTAGAAATAAATAG
- a CDS encoding YciC family protein, with product MILTIQGQGKLMYITTHLLCRDTIKFLKVKWLTIFVIALFSSSITIMIDNIFVSNSNILTFFYESKMNQYYSLFDFVKALTPYQQKRLLLFSIMKLFSSLIGSTVLIGILTIFIKTIAFKKNSFLLELKKNNVFLFLNLFLLIFIITIIIQLGLMLLIIPGMMFCILLSLSPIILMTNNTTIIQSIISSTQITLYNFKIITPAIILWLLSKLVILILLSNIKIISGCILSLLLNTMTNIISSILIIYLFRFYMLSTSLSHSN from the coding sequence TTGATACTAACAATACAAGGTCAAGGAAAACTCATGTATATAACAACACATTTATTATGCCGTGATACTATCAAATTTTTGAAAGTAAAATGGTTGACGATATTTGTCATAGCGCTTTTTTCTTCTAGTATAACTATCATGATAGACAATATTTTCGTTTCAAATTCAAATATTTTAACATTTTTTTATGAATCAAAAATGAACCAATATTATTCTCTATTCGATTTTGTAAAAGCATTAACACCTTATCAACAAAAGAGATTATTATTATTTTCAATTATGAAATTATTTTCATCATTAATTGGAAGTACTGTTTTAATAGGAATTTTAACAATTTTCATAAAGACTATTGCTTTTAAAAAAAATAGTTTCTTATTAGAACTTAAAAAAAATAATGTATTTTTATTTTTAAATTTATTCCTATTAATATTTATTATTACAATCATTATTCAACTAGGATTAATGCTATTAATAATTCCAGGAATGATGTTTTGTATACTTCTTTCCTTATCGCCTATTATATTAATGACAAATAATACAACTATAATTCAATCTATCATTTCTAGTACACAAATCACTTTATACAATTTTAAAATTATCACTCCTGCTATTATTTTATGGTTATTGTCAAAGTTAGTTATTCTCATATTGCTATCAAATATAAAAATAATTTCTGGATGCATACTATCGTTATTATTAAATACAATGACTAATATAATTTCTTCTATACTAATTATATATTTATTTCGTTTTTATATGCTATCAACTTCATTGTCACATTCTAATTAA
- the trpA gene encoding tryptophan synthase subunit alpha yields the protein MNRYQKLCKKLIPFKKGCFIPFVVLGDPSIDMSLKIINALIENGADGLELGIPFSDPIADGEIIQKANLRAFNSKINLHKCFDILSEIREKHQTIPIGLLLYSNLIFKFGINKFYLKCYKIGIDSILIADLPIEESYVFRKYAIINNILPVFICPPDAKKNVIKNIAIHSQGYIYLLSRSGVTGINQEIMIPPLSLINKLKKLTKTPLIQGFGVSYPYQIQKIILSGISGVICGSIIAKLIENYFQDDDKLIKEIIFLSKSFKKATIIIE from the coding sequence ATGAATCGTTATCAAAAATTATGCAAAAAATTAATTCCGTTTAAAAAAGGTTGTTTTATTCCTTTTGTTGTTCTCGGCGATCCATCTATTGATATGTCATTAAAAATAATTAATGCTTTAATTGAAAATGGTGCAGATGGGTTAGAATTAGGAATTCCATTTTCAGATCCTATAGCAGATGGTGAAATAATACAAAAAGCCAATTTAAGAGCTTTTAATTCTAAAATAAACCTTCATAAATGTTTTGACATATTATCTGAAATACGGGAAAAACATCAGACTATTCCAATAGGATTATTATTATATTCAAATTTAATATTTAAGTTTGGAATAAACAAATTTTACTTAAAATGTTACAAAATTGGTATTGATTCGATATTAATAGCAGATTTGCCAATTGAAGAATCATATGTTTTTAGAAAATATGCTATAATTAATAATATATTGCCAGTATTTATATGCCCCCCTGATGCTAAAAAGAACGTAATCAAAAACATTGCTATACATAGTCAAGGGTATATTTATCTATTATCTAGATCTGGGGTAACTGGAATAAATCAAGAAATAATGATACCACCCTTGAGTTTGATTAATAAACTAAAAAAACTAACTAAAACACCTTTGATACAAGGGTTTGGGGTTTCTTATCCTTATCAAATACAAAAAATAATATTATCAGGAATATCTGGTGTTATTTGTGGATCAATTATTGCTAAATTAATTGAAAACTATTTTCAAGATGATGACAAACTTATAAAAGAAATAATATTTTTATCGAAATCTTTTAAAAAAGCAACAATAATTATCGAATAG
- the trpB gene encoding tryptophan synthase subunit beta, translating to MTLLNSYFGDFGGMYVPQILMPALYQLEEEFIFSLKSSKFKIELSNLLENYAGRPTPLTLCRNLTKGTKTKIYLKREDLLHGGAHKTNQVLGQALLAKKMKKKEIIAETGAGQHGVAAAFSCALLNLKCRIYMGLKDINRQQQNVFRMKLMGAEVIPVKTGSGTLKDACNEALRDWSENYINAHYMLGTAAGPHPYPTIVKEFQSIIGKETKRQIVREENCLPNAVIACVGGGSNAIGIFSSFISDNSVSLIGVEPGGKGIHTNKHGAPLTHGETGIFFGMKTKIMQTEEGQIKESWSISAGLDFPAVGPEHAWLYSTKRAQYVSITDHEAVNAFRCLSKSEGIIPALESSHALAYALKLMNNHPQKNQILIVNISGRGDKDIETVKNFLKM from the coding sequence ATGACTTTATTAAATTCATATTTTGGCGATTTTGGTGGTATGTATGTCCCACAAATTTTAATGCCTGCATTATATCAATTAGAAGAAGAATTTATTTTTTCATTAAAAAGTTCTAAATTTAAAATAGAGTTATCTAATCTTTTAGAAAACTATGCTGGTAGACCTACACCATTAACATTATGTCGTAATTTAACGAAGGGAACAAAAACGAAGATTTATCTCAAACGAGAAGATTTATTGCACGGAGGGGCACACAAAACTAATCAAGTATTAGGTCAAGCGTTATTGGCAAAAAAAATGAAAAAAAAGGAAATTATTGCTGAAACAGGAGCAGGTCAACATGGAGTAGCAGCTGCTTTTTCTTGTGCTTTATTAAATCTTAAATGTCGTATTTATATGGGATTAAAAGATATAAATAGGCAACAACAAAACGTCTTTCGAATGAAATTAATGGGAGCTGAAGTTATACCAGTAAAAACGGGTAGTGGTACTTTGAAAGATGCATGTAACGAAGCTTTACGTGATTGGTCAGAAAATTATATTAACGCACATTATATGCTTGGCACTGCTGCTGGACCTCATCCATATCCAACTATCGTGAAAGAATTTCAAAGTATCATTGGAAAAGAAACAAAAAGACAAATTGTTCGAGAGGAAAATTGTTTACCTAATGCTGTAATTGCATGTGTAGGTGGGGGATCCAATGCTATTGGAATATTTTCTTCATTTATTTCAGATAATTCCGTTAGTCTTATTGGTGTAGAACCAGGTGGAAAAGGAATTCATACTAACAAACATGGTGCTCCTTTAACACATGGAGAAACAGGTATTTTTTTTGGTATGAAAACAAAGATCATGCAGACTGAAGAAGGTCAGATTAAAGAATCATGGTCTATTTCAGCCGGTCTAGATTTCCCAGCAGTAGGACCTGAACATGCTTGGCTGTATAGTACTAAGCGTGCACAATATGTATCAATTACTGATCACGAAGCGGTAAATGCTTTTAGATGTTTAAGCAAATCAGAGGGAATAATTCCGGCATTAGAATCTTCTCATGCACTAGCTTATGCATTAAAATTAATGAACAATCATCCTCAGAAAAATCAAATATTAATTGTAAATATTTCCGGAAGAGGTGATAAAGATATCGAAACAGTTAAAAATTTTCTAAAAATGTAG
- the trpCF gene encoding bifunctional indole-3-glycerol-phosphate synthase TrpC/phosphoribosylanthranilate isomerase TrpF — translation MLESILKKMIKDKLKWLVHRKKIQPLSTFQYKLTLSNRDFYKSLKKIHPSLILEFKKSSPSLGILNNFKPEFVANIYKKYASVISVLTDEKYFGGKFEFIPIIRNIAVNQPILCKDFFIDPYQIYLARYYKADAILLMLSILNDSQYIFLEEIATSLNMGVLTEINNREELNRAIILNARVIGINNRNLHNLSLSISNTHKLAPSIPKNITVISESGIKNYHQLRELTSIVQGFLIGSVLMTKKDLDNTVRKIIMGNNKICGLTRFEDVQVSQRAGAIYAGFIFCKFSPRYIDYKKAIQISTSINMKYIGVFCNEKIEIIIHITNKIPFYAIQLHGNENQLYINTLREKLPFNIKIWKAVSLISKNKYQEHIYKNIDKYIFDNINGGSGVPFNWSLLKNYALINVILAGGLSIHNCILASNLGCFGLDFNSGLEVTPGIKDKNKIMSLFRSLREHKIITH, via the coding sequence ATTTTGGAAAGTATATTAAAAAAAATGATAAAAGATAAATTAAAGTGGCTTGTGCATAGAAAAAAAATACAGCCATTATCTACTTTTCAATACAAACTGACATTATCAAATCGTGATTTTTATAAATCATTAAAAAAAATTCACCCATCTTTAATATTAGAATTTAAAAAATCATCACCTTCACTAGGAATATTAAATAATTTTAAACCAGAATTTGTAGCAAATATATATAAAAAATATGCTTCAGTTATATCAGTATTAACTGATGAAAAATATTTTGGGGGGAAATTCGAATTTATTCCTATAATTAGAAATATTGCTGTTAATCAACCAATTTTATGTAAAGATTTTTTTATTGATCCATATCAAATTTATTTAGCAAGATATTATAAAGCTGACGCAATACTACTTATGTTATCTATTTTAAATGATTCTCAATACATTTTTCTTGAAGAAATAGCAACATCTTTAAATATGGGTGTTTTAACTGAAATAAATAATCGAGAAGAGTTAAACAGAGCTATAATTTTAAATGCACGAGTTATCGGAATTAATAATCGTAATTTGCATAATCTTTCTCTTTCAATAAGTAATACACATAAGTTAGCACCAAGTATACCAAAAAATATAACCGTTATCAGTGAATCTGGTATTAAAAATTATCATCAATTAAGAGAGTTAACGTCGATTGTACAAGGATTTTTAATTGGATCTGTTTTAATGACTAAAAAAGATTTAGACAATACTGTTCGTAAAATAATAATGGGAAACAACAAAATATGCGGATTAACTAGATTTGAAGACGTTCAAGTATCACAACGTGCTGGAGCAATTTACGCGGGTTTTATTTTTTGTAAATTTTCGCCACGATATATTGATTATAAAAAAGCCATTCAAATTAGCACCTCCATTAATATGAAATATATTGGAGTATTTTGTAATGAAAAAATTGAAATCATTATCCATATAACTAATAAAATTCCATTTTATGCTATTCAATTACATGGGAACGAAAATCAGTTGTATATTAATACTTTAAGAGAAAAATTACCATTTAATATAAAAATATGGAAAGCTGTCTCACTAATAAGTAAAAACAAATATCAAGAACACATTTATAAAAACATAGATAAATACATTTTTGACAATATCAATGGAGGCAGTGGTGTACCATTTAATTGGTCTTTATTAAAAAATTATGCATTAATTAATGTTATATTAGCTGGTGGTTTAAGTATACATAACTGTATTTTAGCTTCTAATCTAGGTTGTTTCGGGCTTGATTTTAACTCTGGATTAGAAGTCACTCCTGGCATAAAAGATAAAAATAAAATAATGTCACTTTTCCGTTCTCTAAGAGAACATAAAATAATAACTCATTAA
- the trpD gene encoding anthranilate phosphoribosyltransferase: MNNILNRIYNGYNLTEIESYNLFQYIMSGKINNVQLSAILIALKIKGESEQEIMGAMQACLEQAQPFPKQNYMFSDIVGTGGDLSNSINISTASALVGATCGLKIIKHCNSSISGKSGSYDLLKEFDININISQKKSQEMLNKLNVCFLFAPQYHASFKHVSLVRKILKTRTLFNILGPLLNPSNPPLSVIGVYSTKLMIPIAHILKKLNRHRSIIVYSNNIDEVTLHSPTNITELKNSKITSYTLYPESFGVHFHDKNTILGGTPKENYEIVKKVFQGKGPISITETIAANTAILLQLFGNEDLKKNTQYALKIIYSGKVYQKIIELSKF, from the coding sequence ATGAATAACATATTGAATAGGATTTATAATGGTTACAATTTGACGGAAATAGAATCATATAATTTGTTTCAGTACATAATGTCAGGTAAAATTAATAATGTACAATTATCTGCTATTTTAATAGCTTTAAAAATTAAGGGTGAATCTGAACAAGAGATAATGGGAGCTATGCAAGCTTGTTTAGAACAAGCTCAGCCATTTCCTAAACAAAATTATATGTTTTCTGATATTGTAGGAACTGGTGGAGATTTGAGTAACAGTATAAATATATCTACTGCTAGTGCATTAGTTGGGGCAACATGTGGTTTAAAAATCATAAAACATTGTAATTCTAGTATATCTGGTAAATCTGGATCATATGATCTTTTGAAAGAATTTGATATTAATATTAATATCTCACAAAAAAAATCTCAAGAAATGTTAAATAAATTAAATGTTTGTTTTTTATTTGCACCACAATACCATGCTAGTTTTAAACATGTTTCGTTAGTTCGAAAAATTTTGAAAACTAGAACATTGTTTAACATATTAGGTCCATTATTAAACCCATCTAACCCCCCTTTATCTGTTATAGGTGTTTATAGTACTAAATTAATGATTCCTATTGCACATATACTTAAAAAATTAAATCGTCATCGTTCAATAATAGTATATAGTAATAATATAGACGAAGTAACGCTACATAGCCCTACTAATATTACTGAATTAAAAAATTCTAAAATTACTTCATATACATTATATCCTGAAAGTTTCGGAGTACATTTCCATGATAAAAATACTATTTTAGGAGGTACACCTAAAGAAAATTATGAAATAGTTAAGAAAGTATTTCAAGGAAAAGGTCCTATTTCAATTACAGAAACTATAGCAGCTAATACAGCTATATTACTTCAATTATTTGGTAATGAAGATCTAAAAAAAAATACACAATATGCTTTAAAAATAATTTATAGTGGAAAAGTTTACCAAAAAATTATTGAATTATCTAAGTTCTAA
- a CDS encoding DMT family transporter yields the protein MQKMTIILLFLVVSITWGTTFMAIKIAADTIPPLFITGMRFLLASPLLICICYYTNTSLLFPSGKKIFQLVICIFYFSIPFSLMLYGGTYVNSIIASVIFSNMPIIILLLSFLIFNKPLNIIQYIGLTLAISALLIILFKEIQLGNKNIIKGIIALILAMISHAMVYLHSKEKYSNISILTFNALPSLFSGTLLLFISNIVERPIFNNFSKTSIIAILYLSYFSGVFGILSYFYLQKKVSSFYASIVFFIFPLITLILEKVIYGYSITSEQFQLIMFSMSSIFLTLIPFDYFKLKNFIQQLVKKFRILL from the coding sequence ATGCAAAAAATGACAATAATATTACTGTTTTTAGTAGTATCTATAACATGGGGGACTACTTTTATGGCTATAAAAATTGCTGCGGATACTATTCCCCCTTTATTCATAACTGGAATGAGATTTTTATTAGCATCACCATTATTGATATGTATTTGTTACTACACTAATACTTCTTTATTATTTCCATCTGGAAAAAAAATATTTCAGTTAGTTATATGTATATTTTATTTTTCTATACCTTTTTCATTAATGTTATATGGTGGTACTTACGTTAATTCAATTATTGCATCTGTCATATTTTCTAATATGCCGATTATAATATTATTACTTTCTTTTCTTATCTTTAATAAACCATTGAATATTATTCAATATATAGGATTAACATTAGCAATATCCGCTTTATTAATAATTTTATTTAAAGAAATCCAATTAGGTAATAAAAACATTATTAAAGGGATAATAGCATTAATATTAGCCATGATTAGTCATGCTATGGTATATTTGCATTCTAAAGAAAAATATTCTAATATATCCATTTTAACTTTTAATGCTCTCCCTTCTTTATTTTCTGGAACATTATTATTATTCATTTCTAACATAGTAGAACGTCCTATATTTAATAATTTTTCTAAAACTTCTATTATAGCTATTCTTTATTTAAGTTATTTTTCGGGAGTATTTGGAATATTATCTTATTTTTATTTACAAAAAAAGGTAAGTTCTTTTTATGCCTCTATTGTTTTTTTTATATTTCCATTGATAACTTTAATTTTAGAAAAAGTAATTTATGGATATTCTATTACATCAGAACAATTTCAACTCATAATGTTTTCAATGAGTAGCATATTTTTAACGTTAATTCCATTTGACTATTTTAAATTAAAAAATTTTATACAACAATTAGTAAAAAAATTTAGAATATTGTTATGA